A single region of the Manihot esculenta cultivar AM560-2 chromosome 12, M.esculenta_v8, whole genome shotgun sequence genome encodes:
- the LOC110628413 gene encoding chloroplast envelope quinone oxidoreductase homolog isoform X1, with the protein MAGKLMHAVQYDSYGGGAAGLKHVEVPVPTPEKDEVLLKLEATTLNPIDWKIQEGVLRPLLPRKFPHVPCTDVAGEVLEVGSGVKNFRTGDKVVAMLSHATGGGLAEFAVAKESLTVARPPEVSAAEASGLLVAGLTAHEALTKTAGIKLDGSGEHADILITAASGGVGHYAVQLAKLGNAHVTATCGARNMEFVKSLGADEVLDYKTPEGAALKSPSGRKYDAVIHCTSGIPWSTFEPNLSENGKVIDITPGVNTMITCAVKKVTCAKKQLVPLILTAKAENLDYLVKQVKAGKLKTVIDSKHPLSEAEYAWAKSIGGHATGKVIVEP; encoded by the exons ATGGCGGGGAAGCTAATGCACGCCGTTCAATACGATAGTTATGGTGGAGGAGCTGCTGGTTTGAAG CATGTTGAAGTTCCAGTCCCTACTCCAGAGAAAGATGAGGTTTTGCTTAAGTTGGAAGCAACTACTCTAAATCCAATTGATTGGAAAATTCAAGAGGGCGTGTTGCGGCCTCTTTTGCCTCGTAAATTCCCTCACGTTCCCT GTACTGATGTGGCAGGAGAAGTTTTAGAGGTTGGTTCAGGAGTAAAAAATTTCAGAACTGGTGATAAAGTTGTTGCTATGCTTAGCCATGCT ACTGGAGGTGGACTAGCTGAGTTTGCAGTGGCTAAGGAGAGCTTGACAGTTGCAAGGCCACCTGAAGTTTCAGCAGCAGAAGCATCAGGCTTGCTAGTTGCCGGTCTTACAGCTCATGAGGCTCTCACTAAGACTGCTGGGATCAAGCTTGATGGGAGCGGCGAGCATGCTGACATCCTGATAACTGCTGCCTCAGGTGGTGTAGGTCACTATGCAGTTCAGCTGGCAAAGCTAGGAAACGCACATGTGACAGCCACTTGTGGAGCCCGTAACATGGAATTTGTAAAGAGTTTGGGGGCTGATGAGGTTCTTGATTACAAGACTCCAGAAGGGGCAGCTCTGAAGAGCCCATCTGGGCGGAAATATGATGCAGTGATCCACTGTACCAGCGGGATTCCTTGGAGTACTTTTGAGCCTAACTTGAGTGAAAATGGGAAGGTTATAGATATCACTCCTGGCGTTAATACCATGATAACTTGTGCTGTAAAGAAAGTCACCTGCGCCAAGAAACAGCTAGTGCCTCTGATTCTGACTGCCAAGGCTGAGAACCTGGATTATCTTGTTAAACAGGTGAAGGCAGGGAAGCTCAAGACAGTTATCGACTCAAAGCACCCCTTGAGCGAGGCCGAATATGCGTGGGCTAAGAGTATTGGAGGCCATGCTACTGGGAAGGTCATTGTCGAGCCTTAA
- the LOC110628413 gene encoding chloroplast envelope quinone oxidoreductase homolog isoform X2 has translation MAGKLMHAVQYDSYGGGAAGLKHVEVPVPTPEKDEVLLKLEATTLNPIDWKIQEGVLRPLLPRKFPHVPCTDVAGEVLETGGGLAEFAVAKESLTVARPPEVSAAEASGLLVAGLTAHEALTKTAGIKLDGSGEHADILITAASGGVGHYAVQLAKLGNAHVTATCGARNMEFVKSLGADEVLDYKTPEGAALKSPSGRKYDAVIHCTSGIPWSTFEPNLSENGKVIDITPGVNTMITCAVKKVTCAKKQLVPLILTAKAENLDYLVKQVKAGKLKTVIDSKHPLSEAEYAWAKSIGGHATGKVIVEP, from the exons ATGGCGGGGAAGCTAATGCACGCCGTTCAATACGATAGTTATGGTGGAGGAGCTGCTGGTTTGAAG CATGTTGAAGTTCCAGTCCCTACTCCAGAGAAAGATGAGGTTTTGCTTAAGTTGGAAGCAACTACTCTAAATCCAATTGATTGGAAAATTCAAGAGGGCGTGTTGCGGCCTCTTTTGCCTCGTAAATTCCCTCACGTTCCCT GTACTGATGTGGCAGGAGAAGTTTTAGAG ACTGGAGGTGGACTAGCTGAGTTTGCAGTGGCTAAGGAGAGCTTGACAGTTGCAAGGCCACCTGAAGTTTCAGCAGCAGAAGCATCAGGCTTGCTAGTTGCCGGTCTTACAGCTCATGAGGCTCTCACTAAGACTGCTGGGATCAAGCTTGATGGGAGCGGCGAGCATGCTGACATCCTGATAACTGCTGCCTCAGGTGGTGTAGGTCACTATGCAGTTCAGCTGGCAAAGCTAGGAAACGCACATGTGACAGCCACTTGTGGAGCCCGTAACATGGAATTTGTAAAGAGTTTGGGGGCTGATGAGGTTCTTGATTACAAGACTCCAGAAGGGGCAGCTCTGAAGAGCCCATCTGGGCGGAAATATGATGCAGTGATCCACTGTACCAGCGGGATTCCTTGGAGTACTTTTGAGCCTAACTTGAGTGAAAATGGGAAGGTTATAGATATCACTCCTGGCGTTAATACCATGATAACTTGTGCTGTAAAGAAAGTCACCTGCGCCAAGAAACAGCTAGTGCCTCTGATTCTGACTGCCAAGGCTGAGAACCTGGATTATCTTGTTAAACAGGTGAAGGCAGGGAAGCTCAAGACAGTTATCGACTCAAAGCACCCCTTGAGCGAGGCCGAATATGCGTGGGCTAAGAGTATTGGAGGCCATGCTACTGGGAAGGTCATTGTCGAGCCTTAA